The following are encoded together in the Zingiber officinale cultivar Zhangliang chromosome 8A, Zo_v1.1, whole genome shotgun sequence genome:
- the LOC122008022 gene encoding probable aquaporin TIP2-1: protein MVKLALGSLGDSFSVGALKSYLAEFIATLLFVFAGVGSAIAFDKLTSGSALDPAGLVAVAIAHAFALFVGVSIAANISGGHLNPAVTLGLAVGGHITILTGAFYWIAQLLGSTVACFLLQFVTGGLAVPTHGVAAGLSELQGVLMEIVITFALVYTVYATAADPKKGSLGTIAPIAIGFIVGANILAAGPFSGGSMNPARSFGPAVASGNFAGNWVYWVGPLIGGGLAGFVYGDVFIVSYQSVAAQEYP, encoded by the exons ATGGTGAAGCTGGCGTTGGGAAGCCTGGGGGACTCCTTCAGCGTGGGGGCTCTCAAGTCCTATCTCGCCGAGTTCATCGCCACCCTACTCTTCGTCTTCGCCGGCGTTGGCTCCGCCATTGCTTTTG ATAAATTGACGTCGGGATCAGCACTGGATCCGGCTGGGCTGGTCGCCGTCGCCATCGCCCATGCCTTTGCCCTCTTCGTCGGCGTGTCCATCGCCGCCAACATCTCCGGTGGCCATCTCAACCCGGCTGTCACCTTAGGCCTCGCCGTCGGCGGCCATATCACCATCCTCACCGGCGCCTTCTACTGGATCGCCCAGCTCCTCGGCTCCACCGTCGCCTGCTTCCTCCTCCAGTTCGTTACCGGCGGTCTG GCGGTGCCGACGCATGGCGTGGCGGCGGGCTTGAGCGAGCTGCAGGGAGTGCTGATGGAGATAGTGATCACCTTCGCGCTGGTCTACACGGTGTACGCGACGGCGGCGGACCCGAAGAAGGGGTCGCTGGGGACGATCGCGCCCATCGCGATCGGGTTCATCGTGGGGGCGAACATCTTGGCGGCCGGACCTTTCAGTGGCGGCTCCATGAACCCGGCCCGCTCCTTCGGGCCGGCGGTAGCCAGCGGAAACTTTGCTGGAAACTGGGTCTACTGGGTGGGGCCCCTCATCGGCGGCGGCCTGGCCGGGTTTGTCTACGGCGACGTCTTCATCGTGTCCTACCAATCGGTGGCTGCTCAGGAGTATCCTTGA